The Ascochyta rabiei chromosome 3, complete sequence genome segment CGTGCTTACGCTTGATCTTTTCGTATAATGGACGAAGGTTCTTTGGATCCTTAGGTCTTAGACCGTACAGAGGCCAACCATCAATGTGTGACAGCTCCGCTGGGTCGACAAGGTCTTCCAGTTGGATCATGCGAGATACGTCGGTGGTGGCCATGCCGTGGTCAGAGACCACAACAACGTTGACAATACTGGTGAGGTTGCGCTCCTGTAGACCTTTGAGTATACCACCAATCATGGCGTCTGCATTGGAGATGGTCTGACGGATTTCTGTGCTGTTTGGTCCATACCTATGCCCGTCACCATCAACGTTAGGGACGTACGCAGCAATAAGCTGGGGACGAGGTGTGTCAGCCTTTGCGCCTATGTCTTGAGGGCCGGGTACATCGAGCAAATCCATGATACGGTCGACTTTTCTATCCAGCACTTCCGAGCCGTTGTACTTATCCACGTACGCAATCTGTTGATCTTCGATATGAGCTTCAGAGCCTGGCCACATATGCACCGCCGTCCTGACCTTCTGCTTCTCTGCCGTCACCCAAAGGGGTTCTCCACCCCACCAGAATGGTTGCAGGCTACGCTCTGCATCTGTGTAGTAGAACTCCTTCTCCAGCAGTGGATCCCAGAAGCTATTCCCCACAATGCCATGCGCTTCCGGGTACATTCCGGTCGCCATTGTATAGTGATTTGGGAAGGTAACGCTGGGAAAGCTCGGCAACATGTACTTGGGCGATATGCCCTCTCGCACGAACTGGTTGAGCGTGGGCGTGATGTTTCGGTACAAGAAATCTGCACGGAACCCATCGAGCGATATCAAGATGGTTGTTGGTGCGAAGAAAGACGTTCCGTTCGAGACGGCGGCTGCTGTGAATGCTGCCATCTGGCTGTCCGCAGGGTTCGAAAGACGGTACACAAAGGCAAGGAGGATGGAGAAGAACCCAGTGATCGAAGTATACACGCAAATGCTTCGCCATCGCCTTGATCGCTTCGCCTGCATCCTTTGTCAGCCATTGATACCAGGATTACGTGGGCAGACATGCCTTGTTTTGCGCCCGAGTCGCACGCAGCCGCTGCTTGTCGCTCTCGGAACTTCTTCCAGACCGCAAGAGGCTTGAAGTCGATGCGCCAATCCCTTCCTCTGTGTCGTACGTCGGTGTGCTCGTTCCCGTGCTGAGGCCTCGCTTGCGCTCCGTCATCTCAGTTCTCTTTCCGCCGCCATCGCGCCTTCCAATCCTCACGCCGGAGCTGAACAGACCAGATACTCCCTCATTTTGTGTTAGCAGCCGCTCGCGCTCGTCTTCTGATTCCAAAAGGTCGTGATCGCCGTCTGATATCTCCGCAGAAGGTCGGATGTCGTAGTCATCGTTATCCGAGGCGTCTTCGTAGTGCGGGCCGCCGGCGGCCCTACCATGGTGCTCTCGTGATTGTGACGACATTTTTCGTGTCGGGTTGGCGTCAAACTATGGAGTCATGGTGAGCGGGCAAAGCGCAGCGCTGGTGTTTGAACCTCGAGGGTGAGCACCTCGATCTCCTCAGCGCGCTAGCGTGTCGTGTTTCATGCAGGGCACCGTCGATCATTGACCCATAAATATCCTTGCGCGAATTCTTGGATTTTGCGAAGCATGTCGTCGACAAGCTTTAGAGCTATACACCCGATCCATTACACAGCGGTCAAACTGACTTCTATCAGCACTGGGCACCTGCCTACATAAAATGCCTTCATAACAGTCTCATTGCACGTCAACTACCGCAACACCATTGGCATCAATCCAACAAGATCCTGAGCCAGACACCCTTCCCTTCGAGCAGAGCCACAAAAGGAGCCAAATATGTTCCACAACCTCGCCCCAGCAATAGAGCTTGACACGTCCTAATGTATCATCAGATTGCGCCTCGCGATGCAGAGTCAGCCCCCAGCCAACTCGACCGCTGTGAACGTGGTTGTAGAGCAATGACCAGAATTCCCACTGCAATTTTGAGGGCCACTGCATGCAATCGATAAGCCAATAGCCACGCTCGTCTGCCTCCAACGTCCTCCGCATGTTTTGTAGCTTGAAGCGATCCGGATTCTTCATCTTGATTGCTGCAAGATATCTGGTAATTTGGGAGGGCAAAGTTGTGGGACACGCTACAGATATCGCGGGTGCAGGTGGAAACGCGTCGACCGGGAGCATCGAGAAGCGTAGTTTGTCCATATTTGTAGATGTTTTGCTCTGAGAAGCTCGGGTCGTGCCTATCGACGGATCCGTAGGTCCTTCCAACAAGCTTCCTCTCAGATCTGCAAGAGCATCTTTTCTTGACACGGCTGGCGACGGCACGTTTTCAACTGTCTCGCTGTGTTGACTTTGAATGGGACTGACTCTTGGCGAAGACCGTTCTTCGGTATTGCCAATGCTTTCATCTTGAAATTCATCGTCCTCGGAGGTCTCTTCGGAAGTTGTCGAGTAGATGTCCTGCAATTGGCTCTGCAGGATTTCCACTGCCATCTGCGAATCTTCAACGAAGCCTGTATCGGCATTGTCCGGATCAGAAGAGCTGTGGAGTGGTCTTCTTTTACTAAGAGAAAAGCTCGTCCTGGGCGTCGCGCGTTTTCGCCAGCTCAGGTAGCTACGATCAAGTCGAGCCAAGCGGCTGGTCGGACGTATTGAATCGTCGATAACAGAGGCCGGGTTTTGATCATGGCGGTGGTCTTCGGAAGAAACATTGGATGGAAAGCTACCGTAGGATTCTTTACTAGCTGTCAGTACCGATGAGTTGAAGGTTTCCCGATTCGTGCTCCATTCCCCTTGCACGAGATTGGCCGATTCCAGTCCTGTTGCCTGGTCCAGTTTCGGTTTCTTCTGTACAGGCTCATCGCGATGGGTTCGAAAGGGTTCGAATTCAGTATAAGCATTCGCTAAAGACCGGAAGAGCTCATCGTTCCGTCGGGTGGCAGGTGTTGATATGTGAACAAGAACTTCGTCGGTCATAGTTGATGCCAAGCGCGCGCGAGCGTTGGGTCTGCACTGCAACCATGGTGCACTAAACAGAATAATTGTTGATGTTAGGCTTTGGGGTGCGCCAAACTATCACCAAGGGTAAAGTAAAGAATCACAGAGTGTTCACGGTCGTAGACGCAGCACTGCCTTAGTCTTGGCGAAGCCAACCACATGTAGCCTAGGCCGAGTTGCGCCTTCAGTCCACTCTACAGCTTTATTATATATCCACGATGACCACAAAGCAGTTTTGAGAGAACCTGCCTCCACATCCCATTCGTGGATACCGTTTGAAAGAATGTGACGAATCCCCAATGTCTTGGTATTTGAGGACCCGATACAAGGGACAGCAGGACACAATACCGTGGGCGGTAAGTGCAACTAATTCCTTCGATAGTCAATTGCTCCGTCTCAGTTTTGTTACACATTGAACGAGTGTCCTCCCCCCTCCCAAGCTCAAGTTGCCACAGAGATATTCTGTCAGAAACGCGCAGCCATATCTACGACATCCGCCGCCTTCATGTGCAATACCTCGCTCCCTCGCTAGAATTCACATACCCCAGATCCACAAACTTCTGCCAGTCCCAGTAACCTCCGCGAACGCCTTCGCCCTCCACCTTCACGTTGCCACTGAACTTTGCAGTCCAATACGCACTCCCCGTGGCATACTTTCCAAACGCCCACAGACCCGTGTTCAAGTTCTTCCGCCTGTTCGCAAACTTGTTGTCCGTCGCTGTCTGGATGCTCCACTCGCCCACGAAGACGGGGAACTTGCCGTCGCTGGCAGACAGCTTCGCGTCGGAGCATATGTCGGCCGAGACGGTGTCGGGGTCTGTGGGTCGGCCGGCGAAGTAGTAATTGTGCACGTCGAAGACCAGGTTGGTGGTGCTAGGGAATGAAGGCGACCAGTACGCTTCGCCTTTGAACTTTCCCCGGGAACATGACTGGAATTTTCGGTTTCACTGCTTGCACCTTTTTGATCACAGCTTGTACGTATTTGAGCACCCATGCAGCTCCGTTTTCGCTCAGAGCTGCGGGTGTGCCAAGCGTGCTGAAGTTGCGGTTATCGACGGGCTCGTTGATGGGAACCAGGGTGCAAGACTGTGGGGACCCAGAGGCTTGGATGAAAGCGAGCGCTTTGCCGACGGCCTGGAGGGAATACGTGAACGCGGTTGCGTTGTTGAACCAGTCAAAATGGCCTTCTGCTTCGCCGAAGCCCATGCCGTTTACGCCGCCGGAAAGGGAATGGATGTTAACAATGACAGGCATTTTGTATGCATAGCTAGCATTGTTATTCTAGACGAGACCTGGTTGTCAGAGCAGATTTGTGAGCCGGGAACCTTGATCCAAGCAGCGTAGGAGTCGGGATGCGGAGCACGTTTACACCGCTGCTTGCAAGCACATCGATATCAGAAGGCTGTATGAAGGTTGCATAGCGGCGCTCAAGAACTGGGCCACATTGAGCGCCTAGGTCGGGCGCAGCAGGTCCATTGGTCAGTTGTGTTGTTGCAGCTCTGGCTCCAGAAGAGAGGATCGATGACGGCTTCTTGCTGGAGCCAGCATCTGAGATTGACCCCGGTAGCTTTGAAAGTCTTCCAGTTGACGTAGCTGTTCTGACGACTGACACCTGATCCAGCGAGGGCGGTCGAGAGAAGAGAAAAAACGACCAGGAGGCCAGTGCCAAAAAGAGATGTACGGGGCGCCATGTTGTGCAGCTGCGCGCAAGACGAACTGCTGATGTTGATTCATCCAGGTTCTGTCTACAGAACTTCCTACCTACATGGTCCTGGTTGTAGGTGCTTAGCTTAGCCCATCTGGCCATCCAATTCATGCGCAACACGGTCCAAGAGAATTTGGAGAACTGTGTGGAGATGAGATGCCGACGTGGAAGTAGTATCCGTTTTGTTGTGTCACACGCACCCAACTTCATGTGCTGAAATGCAGCATGACAGTGCAAAGGGTTCACGGTAGTGTTGGTGATCCTGTATCTGGGGTCCTCCACATTGGGTCATATCAAGAAGCGCATTTTCCTTTGGAACGCGGCAATTTAAACAAACACCGAGCTTCGGGGTACCATGTTTCGACGTCTGGCGACTCGAGCCCATCTAAGCAGAGTTTGATTCATCAACTGGCCAAAACTGAAAGTTCAACGTCATTTTGGAAGATGTATCGAGAAAGAATTGTGCAAGAGGTCAAGTAAGAACAGGAGAAAAGAAGTGAAGTAAGCCTTCCATCCCAGCTGGTGCGCAGTAGCAATCATGTTATAACAGCGTCTTGCCACGGTCCAGTTTTATGCCAAAATAGGGCTATACATCATACCTCGCGCCAGCTCCTCGCAGCCAGCCTATCAGTCAGCGGCCTGAAGTCGGAGCCGCCCACGCTTCCTTGGTCAATCATCCTGACTTTACTTCCCCCCTCAACAAAGATCGCTGGTTGACCGTTCTCATCAATGCCTTTCCAGCTTCTGACCATGAATTGATCGTGCTCCTCGTTCTCGGAGTCAGTCACATCATCTTCTGATACCATCTGATTTCTGGTGGCAGGGGGTGTCGAGGATCGAGTACGTCCGACAGCGTGAGTGCGAGGGACATGGCGGTAGCCAGAGCGTACCGACTTCCCAGACGACAGATGCGACGGCGGGGGCTGAAACTTACGCTCGCGAGATGGTGACGGGCTGGCACTGATGTGTCGGACTCGGACCTCTTCATAAAGTCTGGGAGGTGATGGTGAGATGCGACGTGCACGGTCGATCCGAATCTCGTCGTAGCTTCTTTGTGGAGAAGATGACGATCGACGAAGGTGGAGCCTCTCCGTATGATCGGTTGGTGGCGATGCAGGCCTTTCCGCATAACGAAAACTCTCATAGCGGCGACGCTGCTCATACCTCCCGTCATCGGACCTGTCGTTGGGGCGAGGTTCCTCACTTCTCTCTGAAGCGAACTGAACACGTGGACCTCCGACCTCTACGTTAGTGCTTTGCTGGCTATCGCGTATGCTCGTCCTTTTCCTGTAAGATGTCTCAAAGTTCATATCTGCTGGCTTGAGAATCCCTCGACCGATTGATTCCGAGCCAGCATCGTTTGTCGAAGTCTCATCAGATTGCGAAAAGACTCGATGATCAGGTATCACTGTTCGATAGGGACCTGGATGTGATGCAAGTCGTACACGGCTCTCACTTCGTTGAACCGAGCTTGTAGGTTGGCGTTCTTGCGAATCTCTTCGGTAGCTGACTCTGGTGGCTCTGCTGCGCGGGGGCGGGGGCGAGGGGCTGAGTTCAACAATCCGAGGGCTAAGGTGAGGTGCGCTCTTCTTCCTATGAAAGTGAGTACGGACAACATCAGGTGGCGGCCATACCTCGTCAGTAGCGGGGTATAGCTCATCCGGTCTCGATGGTCTCATGCGAACAACATCCGGTGGCGGCCAAACACCGTCGTACCTTGAACGACCAGGGCTCAATGAAGAGACACGCACCCTCGTCTCGCTCCTATAACCGCGCGTAGGGCTGCGTTGTAAGGTCCGTAGCCCAATATTGGCCTGACTGGAACCTTCCTTGACGATACGTGGTCGGAGGTGATCGGTTTTCCAGGATGCATATATCTCATCGCGACTCCGTCGCCGGCCCCTTCGCTCGCTGTTGTCAACGTCCATTTGGATTGGCTTTCTAGGCCAACCGCATGGCTCATCGGCAGTGCAAGTTCGGACTCGAGTATAGCTACGACTTTTCGAGGTACGTTGGCTTTTAGTAAACTTCGTGCACTTTCGGCAAGACGTGGTGACGATGGGTTTGCCTGGTATGACTGGGTGACTTCGATGGTAGCCCGCAGACCGCATCTGTCCGCAAATACTGCAGGTGTGACACAGCAACACCGGTACAGTCTGGGGCTCCTCGGTTCGCGGGATCGTCTCTACGCCCGCCTGATATTGATAGGCGAAGTACTCATCCGCCCTCTTCTCAGTTGACCGCATCATCCCAATCGACACATTGCGTTGTGTAGGAGCCATGATACCAGAAGCAGTACCAGCCAGACTTGCTCGAGCAGATTGCGGCACGTTCGGATCTGTATACTGCCAGCCGACGTTGTATCCAGGCGGAGGCGGCGGCTGACTGGCGTAGTTGCGTGGAAGCTGAGCGTAGCCAGGCGATGCGGGCAGCGCTGGCATTGACTGAGCACCTGGCGCTTGACCTAGACCTTGACCTTGGCCAAGAGGCGGTGGGCGCTGAGGGAGTCTGACGAAGGCTTGATCAGTCTTGCCGAAGCAACGCAGAGTTTCTTGATTGGTGAGGCATCACATACCCGGCTTGAGGAAATCCGCCCTGATGCGCGAAACCACCTTGTAGTCCTTGATACGAAACGACGGAACTTGATGCTGCAGGAGGCGGTGTGGGTACCGCTGGAGGGACTCCGAGCCCAGGGAATTGCTGCAAGATATGTGATCAGACGGTCGAGATTGAGCTATGTTGTGAAGGGGGAGCCATGAAAACTTCTGCGCTACATGTCAGCTGTACGTTTGTACAAACAGTATCGCTGGTGCCTAGCACTTACACATGGAAAAGATACTGGTTAGCTGGACTTGCGACCGAGCCTGGGTATTGCGGTATTGGCTGTCCAGCGCTTGCAGTCGagccgctgccgccgcccaTATACGCAGCAAATGCTTTGCGTTGCTCTTCGTTTGCCATATTGTGTGCAAAGAAGGTGGAAACATATAGCTTCAAGATTGCGGAAGGTCCACCTAGCCGCACGTGGTAAGAGAGCAAGCGTAAAAGAAGAGCAAACGAGGAGAGGGAGGTGCGGTCGGTCAGACACTTTCACAGTCAGGAAGCATGTGGTGACTGCGTAGGACTGGTGCTGTGAAAAGAAGAGTGGATTAAAATAGGGCGGATGGGAAGTAGATGGAAGAAACTGGGCGGTTTGCACCTCGCCTGGTGAAGGTGAGGTGAAGGGGACTCCATGCTATCAACAGCTTACCTTGTATGTTACAATTTGCCACAACCCACCGTGCCGACACTCGCAGCCAGAAAGTAGCCGTTGTCATCTACGTGTTCCGGCGTCTCACTTAAAAGTTGCTTCAGATGGGGTCAATTCTCTTTTTATTTTCCCAAAACGCCCGCCTGCCAAACATGCTAATTCACACGCTCTTACAGGTGCTAAAATCTATCTCTTATCAAGCGTGACTTTTAGTCCACCCTCAACACTCTCGCGCCCTTCCTCTTCGCGgccctcttcttcttgtggCCCTGGTCAAAAGCGATGGCGCTCCCGTGGTCACGGCCAAAGTTGTCAAGATCCTTGACCTTGTAGATCCTAATGATCCAGTTCTCACTGGTGAATGCCTCCTCAATGGTGCTGAGCTTAGGACCCTCAGCGGGCAGCTTAGCGCCACGAACACGGTCCTGGGCCTGTCCGGCGGGGAAGAGGGAGTTGTAGTTGTAGTAGGACATCTTGTACCTGGACGTGGGTCAGTAGTTGAACTTAAATTTGTCGAATCCTGATACTTACATCAAGCTGTTCTTCATGGTTGGTGTAGCCTCCTCGTCCACACGGTACTCGCCTCGGGAAGTGAAGAAGTTGCGCTCCTTTACCTCATCAGGCCAGATACCTTCGGCGATACGAACCATCCAGAGGAACTTGTTGATGTCGTCACCGGAGTAGCCGAGAAGACCACCAAAGACAACAAGCACGTAGTCAACCTCGTGCTGGCGCATGATCGGGTAGGAGACCTCTTCCTTGGAGCTCATAGCCTTACCAACAGTGGCAATGTGGGTGTTGTTCCAGGTGTTGTTGTCGACAAGGGTCGGGCGGTCAGCCATACCACCAATCTGGTAGCCGTAGTCCCACCATGACATGATCTTGGCGTCTTGAGCAGTGTTCTGCCTAAGCCAGTAGTACGCCTCACGGTAGTCGTCGATAATATGCTGGCTGCCGTCAGGAAGCTTGGACGCGAGCACAACAGAAGGCGAAGAGTAGGCGTTAGATGTAACCCAGGTGCAGTGGAGCACAAAGAGCATAAGGTAGACAGCGGAAGCACCGACAACTGTAAGCTTGGAGGCATATGAGTGGATACCAACGAGGGGCTTGCGAGTTGAGCGAAGGCCATCGGGCAGAACTGCAGCGGCAGCAATCGAAGCAGCATCAGCAGCATCGCCCTCTGCGGGCTCGGTCTTGACCGGGGTCTTCGCATCGAGGTAGGTGTCCAGGATCTGCGAGAAAGCAATGGCCGATGCTACGCAGACGATGGGGGTCAAGGTGAGCATGAGACGGACCATGACACCAGCGAAGTAACTGGCAAGTACAGCGTAGATGACAATGAACACCTGCTCGTCGGTGAGCTTAGTGAAGCACATGTAGACACCGGCGGGGAAGAGCCAGATCATCATGCTCAAGTCGAAGAAGAAAGCGGGCCATGCGGTAGGTTGGTGTTCTGAGACAGAGGCGATGATGGGTATATGAATCTTCGCGTATCCAGTATCCCAGAGCGAGTAGAAACGGCCAGTCCAGGGTGCGATAACTCCAGTAACAGTAAGAAGGACAAGCCCACCGAACGcaacgacgaagacgacgaggacgagagCGCGGAGCAGAGTTTGAAACTGCTTGCTGGGAAGCTGAGCGCGGACCCAGTCGACGAAAGCAACGAGCTGGATGAGACCAAAGACACCAAGCGCGGACATGTGCTCAGAACTGCGGATAGGCAAGAAACCGACAAACGGAATCTGCATACTCGCAAGAGTGCCGAGCGCATACCACGAAGTGTAGCTGACGTAAAGCCTGGGGCTGTAACGCCCCATGCAGATCAGAACGAATGCGTGCAGGGGCAGCAAGTTCGTAATGAAGACGTATCCTCCCCACGCAGAGACCATGTATCCGTAGAATAGCGCGGTCAACGCGCCCCAGAACATGGAACCGTTCTTGACAGCCTTGATCCACAGGTAGAACGTGAAGACAAGCAGGAAAATGGCGATAGCCTCGTTGTCGTAACTACCCGCAACCGAACGCGAAATGTAACCGGGGGTGATACCCATGAACGCTGCGGCGAGCAGACCGGCGGAGGGTGAGGTGACCATCTCGGCGGTCAAGAGGTACGTTGCGAGTGCAGTAAGGCCAGAGAAGGCTGGGGCGAGGAGAACGCAAATGTTACGGATATCGATGGGTAGGGAGAGGAAGCGCAGGAGGTGGTAGATGGCACCGCTGGTGACCATCAGTCCGGGGTAGAGGGTACCACCAGTAACGCGACCGAGGGGATGCCATGTTCCTGTTTGAGGTGTCAATTCAATGCTGCTTCTATCGATATCGATGCGGAGGAGGCGCGCGTACGGTCATCGAACCAATCCCAGAAGCTATAGAAGCCGTTCTGGACGAGGTATTTTGTTGCTCGGAAGTTGAACCACGGGTCGACTGCACCCTCGGATTAGCCAATTGTACCACTCCAAGCTTGTCGTGATACTGACACTCGTGAATGATGCTCTCGAAGCGGATCACGGAGAACAGACGGCTGCTCACAGCTGCACCTGCAATCAAGCACAGAATAACAACTCGAAGCAGGCCTCGAGTGTTTCGGCCAGTGGCCTGCTTGAGGAATTGCCCTTCCTCTGCGGCGGCCATGTTTGGGAAAAGGAAAGTGGTAGAGAGGAAGAGGTGTTGCTTTCGAGGCCGCGTCACAGCTTCATGTTCACACGTGGAGCTCACTGCTCCCGCGATTGAAGTCTGACTAAGCGTCACGCTAACTGCCTCATCCCTGCACACTTCCACAACATGTCAGCCTTCGATTCTTCGACACTTGCAGAGCATGAAAATGTTCTGTGAGATATTGCTATATGTTTGCACGCTAAATAGCAGTGGCGAGTCGTGAGGGTGCCGTTCCAGCAGCATCCATATCAAAGATCGCTATCAGGAGAGGTTGGGAAGAGTGGTCAACCGGATATGCCACCGGAAACACCAATACTCGAAAACAACAGGGCTTTCCAGCACTACAGGTGCACTTACTCCTCGACCTAGCTGTCGAACGAAATATGCTTGACAAGTTCCCCCCTACAGGAACGACAAAAGATGTGCTGACATTCCATGCAACTGCCCTGGAGATCCGTAGCGCCACTGTAACCACATTGGCACTGTCAGATGTTAGCACGGCAACGAGGAGCTGTTTTGTTGGAACTGACGCAATAAACAACAGTCGTCACTGTCTTACGCCTGGTGGCTGCTCGGCCATTTGTTGTACCAGGCGAGGGTGATCGCCTCCTGGATCCGTTCGGTAGAGGCTCAGGAAAACAGTTCGCAGTTCCTTCTGCCGCAGTGGACTCATCATCATCGAGCTCTTCGGCATCTAGTCCCTTTTCTTTTTCGTCCAACATAACCTCTTGCAGCTGTCTCTTCGTCCTGTTCTCCTCCACACAGATCCAGTCATCAATGCATTTCTTCAGCACGTCTTTTTCAAAGTGATTTGCGATGTGGCTAAACCGTTCGTCCCAAGCAGCGTTGCCCCTGTGTACGAGAGGTATAATCTCGCGGCAGAAACCGCACCAGAACTGAACCTGGTAGTTCTTGCCGATCTTGCAGCGGTCCAAGCCATTCTGCAGGATGGTTTTTGAAGTGACTTTGTGCTCGAGCTCGAGGTGTTTGTGGAACTGCGCTGTGCGGTAGTAGTATTGGCCGCATTGTTCGTCGGGGCTGTTCTTGAGGTCACAGCGGAATGCCTCTTGCTGGAAGTGCTGGGAGTTTTCGTGACGTTTCCAATCTGACTTGGCGCCGAACTTCTTATAACACTTGGGATAAGTGCATCCGTACGGCTTCTCGTGTCTCTTCTTATGCTTGTTCAAATCGCATATGCGACCCGAAAAATCGCAGCCATCGTATGGACATTGCTCCATGCCAGGCGTGGACCCCTGGTTCGAGCGACGCGATTGTAAGCGGGTGGATCTTACTCCTTTGTGCGTGAGACGTGCGATCTCTTGTGACAATTGACAACTCTCGCTGTCAGAACGAGAATTGCCACCGTCTTGCTGTTGTGATCCAATGATACGGAGA includes the following:
- a CDS encoding Dolichyl-diphosphooligosaccharide--protein glycotransferase; this translates as MAAAEEGQFLKQATGRNTRGLLRVVILCLIAGAAVSSRLFSVIRFESIIHEFDPWFNFRATKYLVQNGFYSFWDWFDDRTWHPLGRVTGGTLYPGLMVTSGAIYHLLRFLSLPIDIRNICVLLAPAFSGLTALATYLLTAEMVTSPSAGLLAAAFMGITPGYISRSVAGSYDNEAIAIFLLVFTFYLWIKAVKNGSMFWGALTALFYGYMVSAWGGYVFITNLLPLHAFVLICMGRYSPRLYVSYTSWYALGTLASMQIPFVGFLPIRSSEHMSALGVFGLIQLVAFVDWVRAQLPSKQFQTLLRALVLVVFVVAFGGLVLLTVTGVIAPWTGRFYSLWDTGYAKIHIPIIASVSEHQPTAWPAFFFDLSMMIWLFPAGVYMCFTKLTDEQVFIVIYAVLASYFAGVMVRLMLTLTPIVCVASAIAFSQILDTYLDAKTPVKTEPAEGDAADAASIAAAAVLPDGLRSTRKPLVGIHSYASKLTVVGASAVYLMLFVLHCTWVTSNAYSSPSVVLASKLPDGSQHIIDDYREAYYWLRQNTAQDAKIMSWWDYGYQIGGMADRPTLVDNNTWNNTHIATVGKAMSSKEEVSYPIMRQHEVDYVLVVFGGLLGYSGDDINKFLWMVRIAEGIWPDEVKERNFFTSRGEYRVDEEATPTMKNSLMYKMSYYNYNSLFPAGQAQDRVRGAKLPAEGPKLSTIEEAFTSENWIIRIYKVKDLDNFGRDHGSAIAFDQGHKKKRAAKRKGARVLRVD